AGCCGATGCGCGTGCGGTATATATGTTTTTTGCGAGCGGCGCGAgcagcgcctgttggagatgctcttatatagCTACCCCTCTCACTCTCGTATAATAACCCTACAGCGCCGCCACGCCCGACTCCACTCCTCCGCCGGCAGATCCGGCCATCCAATTGCAAGCCCCATCCCCGCCGGACCTCCGTCCCGTCGACGCCCGGGTCCCGCCGTCAGCCAGGAGCAGCTACCTCATCGCTAGGAGAAGCCCACTCCACCCGGCCACCCCACCCCGACGCCATTGACGCCCGACGGGCCCCGATGGCACAGATCCCAAACCTCGATAACGCGCCGCTCAATCTCACTGCCTTCAGGGAGCAGTCACAGAAGGAACTCGTCAGCATAATCAAGAGCATCAGGGGGGACAAGTGTCTGGTCATCGATCCGAAGCTCGCGGGCACCCTCTCGCTGATCCTGCACACCTCGGCGCTAAAGGAACATGTCACGGAGCTGCGGGTCCTCTCCGCCGAGCCTCTGCAGACGGAGTGCCCCAAGGTGGTGTACCTTGTTCGGTCGCAGCTCAGCTTGATGAAATTCGTGGCAAATCAAATCAAGAACGACGAATCCAAGGGGCTCCAGAGGGAATACCACCTCTATTTCGTGCCACGTCGTCTAGTTGCCTGTGAGATGATTCTGGAGGAAGAGAAAGTTCATCAAAAGTTGGCAATAATCGGAGAATACCCCTTGTATCTGGTTCCTTTGGATGAGGATGTCATTTCTTTTGAGCTTGGTGATGATGACTATTCCTCACAGGAATGTCACCTTATGGAAGGGGATACGGCGACTTCTGCCTGGCACGTTGCAGAAGCTATTCATAGGCTAGAGCTTGCCTTTGGAGTCATCCCCAATGTTAGAGCCAAGGGTGTGGCATCAACCAAAGCTGCCCAGCTGCTCAACCATATGCACCTCCAAGACCCTGTCGACATGGATGACATGGGGATTCCAGAGATAGAGACCGTTATCTTGCTAGATCGAGAGGTGGACATGGTGACACCAATGTGCTCTCAGCTAACGTATGAAGGCCTCTTAGACGAGATGTTGGAAATTCACAACGgatctgtgcaagttgatgccggcaTCATGCGCGCCCAACAAGATGGGAAAAAGATCAAGGTTCCGCTCAATTCGAGCGATAAGTTGTACAGGGAGATTCGAGACCTCAGCTTCCATGTTGTGCTTCGGGTCGTCCACCAAAAGGCAACGTCTATTCAGCAAGATTACGCGCAGGTAAAATCAATGAACACACAGTCGGTTTCCGAGCTCAAGGATTTTGTGAAGAGGTTACACTCACTACCGGAGATAACCAGGCATGTTAATTTGGCGCACCATCTGCAGTCGTTTGCTGGAAAACCCTTGTTTCATGCCCGAGTAGAGATTGAGCAAAAGATGCTGGAGGCGAAGGACTATGAAACGTGTTACAAGTACATTGAGGAGATCATACAGAAGCAAGAGCCTATTGAGACTGTGCTTCGCCTTCTGGTGTTATTTTCCCTTACAAATGCTGGGTTGCCGAGGAAGAGTTTTGACTACCTGAGGCGGGAGATACTGCACAGCTATGGCTTTGAGCACATGCCCTTGTTATACAATCTGGAGAAGGCTGGCCTTGTTAAAGGGCGGGAATCGAGGAGTAATTGGGCTATTATCAGGAGAGGTCTCCAGCTTATAGTTGATATAAAGGATCCTGATTCCCCTGATGATGTATCATACGTCTTTGCTGGATACGCGCCTCTTAGCATTCGCCTTGTTCAGCATGCAGTGAAGTCTGGATGGCGATCTATCGAAGAAGTGTTGAAATTGTTGCCGGGCCCTCATCTGGATTTGAAAAGAGGTGTCTCGACCATTAGTGGTTCATCAGAATTACTATCAGCCGAGGCAAGACAGAATACCGACAGGGTTGGTCGTCGCTCCGTTGTTCTGGTTGTGTTTGTTGTTGGCGTAACATTTGCTGAGATTGCCTCGCTTCGATTTCTTGGTGCACAGGAAGGAATGGGCTGTGACTTCGTG
This portion of the Triticum dicoccoides isolate Atlit2015 ecotype Zavitan chromosome 7A, WEW_v2.0, whole genome shotgun sequence genome encodes:
- the LOC119334710 gene encoding vacuolar protein-sorting-associated protein 33 homolog, producing MAQIPNLDNAPLNLTAFREQSQKELVSIIKSIRGDKCLVIDPKLAGTLSLILHTSALKEHVTELRVLSAEPLQTECPKVVYLVRSQLSLMKFVANQIKNDESKGLQREYHLYFVPRRLVACEMILEEEKVHQKLAIIGEYPLYLVPLDEDVISFELGDDDYSSQECHLMEGDTATSAWHVAEAIHRLELAFGVIPNVRAKGVASTKAAQLLNHMHLQDPVDMDDMGIPEIETVILLDREVDMVTPMCSQLTYEGLLDEMLEIHNGSVQVDAGIMRAQQDGKKIKVPLNSSDKLYREIRDLSFHVVLRVVHQKATSIQQDYAQVKSMNTQSVSELKDFVKRLHSLPEITRHVNLAHHLQSFAGKPLFHARVEIEQKMLEAKDYETCYKYIEEIIQKQEPIETVLRLLVLFSLTNAGLPRKSFDYLRREILHSYGFEHMPLLYNLEKAGLVKGRESRSNWAIIRRGLQLIVDIKDPDSPDDVSYVFAGYAPLSIRLVQHAVKSGWRSIEEVLKLLPGPHLDLKRGVSTISGSSELLSAEARQNTDRVGRRSVVLVVFVVGVTFAEIASLRFLGAQEGMGCDFVVATTKVITGNTLLRPIIASSKEGMISCLCCAYPFLIVQSSANPCPGGDFPCSVLGHFLFCNQKCYCSCSCIHITQVFYFSCQIKRVN